In a genomic window of Salminus brasiliensis chromosome 12, fSalBra1.hap2, whole genome shotgun sequence:
- the LOC140574196 gene encoding cytoplasmic phosphatidylinositol transfer protein 1-like produces MLLKEYRICMPLTVEEYRIGQLYTISKHSHQESDTGEGVEVLQNEAHCDPKYGQGHFSEKRLHLASKLPSWARTFVPRIFYITEKARNYYPYTVTEYTCSFLPKFSVHIETKYEDNCGTNENIFRVEKQKREVEVDFVDIAYDDVPERHYKITEDLKHFSSMKTGRGPLKTGWWKNNRPVMCSYKLVRVQFEVFGLQSRVEQYIHKVIRDVLLVGHRQAFAWVDEWYSMSVEDVRTFESQMQTATNQKFRCQEA; encoded by the exons ATGCTTCTGAAGGAGTACCGCATATGCATGCCTCTGACGGTGGAAGAG TACAGGATTGGTCAGCTGTACACCATCAGCAAGCACAGTCATCAGGAGAGCGACACCGGTGAAGGAGTCGAGGTGCTGCAGAACGAAGCCCACTGTGACCCCAAATACGGCCAAGGCCACTTCAGTGAAAAACGACTGCATCTGGCGAG TAAGCTTCCGAGCTGGGCCCGTACCTTCGTCCCGCGTATTTTCTACATCACAGAAAAGGCCAGGAATTACTACCCTTACACTGTAACAG AATATACA TGTTCATTCTTACCCAAGTTTTCCGTCCACATTGAGACGAAATATGAGGACAACTGTGGAAcaaatgagaat ATCTTCAGAGTGGAGAAGCAGAAGCGTGAAGTAGAAGTGGACTTTGTGGACATTGCCTACGATGACGTCCCGGAGAGGCATTATAAAATTACAGAG GATTTGAAACACTTCTCCTCCATGAAGACAGGAAGAGGACCCCTTAAGACAGGCTGGTGGAAAAACAACAGGCCAGTCATGTGCTCATACAAACTGGTGCGGGTCCAATTCGAGGTGTTTGGTCTGCAGAGCAGAGTGGAGCAGTATATCCACAAA GTTATCAGGGACGTGCTGCTGGTGGGCCACCGGCAGGCCTTCGCATGGGTGGACGAGTGGTACT CAATGTCTGTAGAAGACGTCCGGACATTCGAGAGCCAGATGCAGACGGCCACCAACCAGAAGTTCAGATGCCAAGAGGCCTAA